A window from Bacteroidota bacterium encodes these proteins:
- a CDS encoding response regulator transcription factor, with translation MKILLLEDDFTLSKEIKQFLVSKEFECDVVYDGSLLLKQAHISKYDLFILDINVPGINGFEVCKQIRANDKETPIIVLTAFGEVSDKVKAFNNGADDYLVKPFHFDELFVRISALLRRKNNPQQIEEKLAIDDLEINLTELKVQRQGIEIILSPKEYQLLVLLAKAKGKSVSKQVIAETIWDYNIETNYNTIEVYINFLRKKIDKDFAVKLIQTRPGYGYFLKAD, from the coding sequence ATGAAAATTCTACTACTGGAAGATGATTTTACTTTATCGAAAGAGATTAAGCAGTTTCTTGTGTCGAAGGAATTTGAATGCGATGTGGTGTATGATGGAAGTTTGCTTTTAAAGCAAGCCCATATTAGCAAATACGATTTGTTTATTTTAGATATTAATGTGCCGGGTATTAATGGATTTGAGGTTTGTAAACAAATAAGGGCAAATGACAAAGAAACACCCATTATTGTTTTAACAGCTTTTGGCGAAGTAAGTGATAAAGTTAAGGCGTTTAATAACGGGGCAGATGATTATTTGGTAAAACCGTTTCATTTTGACGAGTTATTTGTGCGTATTTCCGCTTTGTTACGCAGGAAAAATAACCCTCAGCAAATAGAAGAGAAACTAGCTATTGACGACCTGGAAATTAATTTAACAGAGCTAAAAGTACAGAGGCAGGGTATAGAAATTATATTATCGCCTAAGGAGTACCAGTTACTTGTTTTGTTAGCCAAGGCCAAAGGTAAATCTGTTTCAAAGCAGGTAATAGCCGAAACTATTTGGGATTACAATATTGAAACCAACTACAATACCATAGAGGTATACATTAATTTTTTACGTAAAAAAATAGATAAAGATTTTGCAGTTAAGTTGATTCAAACAAGACCGGGTTATGGTTATTTTTTAAAAGCAGACTAG
- a CDS encoding acetyl-CoA hydrolase/transferase C-terminal domain-containing protein, translating to MSNSISDSKYVTAENAVSVVKSGNRVFIHGSAATPVYLVQHLLNRYEELKRVEIVSITTFGNIDFGNIKYKDSFYINSLFVSANTRSAVNNGQGDYVPVFLSEIPRLFRENYLPIDVAIIHVSPPDTHGYCSMGTSVDIAKAAVASAKKIIAQVNPNMPRVHGNGFIHITQIDKMVWNDEPLYEVDYTKDITPVVEQIGRNVAALVEDGATLQLGIGAIPDLVLRNLTNHKNLGIHTEMFSDGVLPLIESGVINNSMKTVKKGKVVTSFMAGTKKLYDFVNDNPLINGLEIDYVNDTDIIRKNDKATCINSAIEIDITGQVCADSIGTYQYSGIGGQMDFIRGASLSKGGKPIIALPSTTSKGISRIVSTLKNGAGVVTTRGHIHWVVTEYGAVNLFGKNLEQRALALINLAHPDHKEDLEREFHHRFKV from the coding sequence AATCAGGTAATAGGGTATTTATACATGGAAGTGCAGCTACTCCTGTTTATTTAGTACAACATTTATTAAATAGATACGAAGAGTTGAAACGTGTTGAAATCGTGAGTATTACTACTTTTGGTAATATTGATTTTGGTAATATTAAATATAAGGATAGCTTTTATATTAACTCTCTGTTTGTATCGGCTAATACACGTTCGGCCGTTAATAATGGGCAGGGAGATTATGTCCCGGTCTTTTTAAGCGAAATTCCACGATTGTTTCGTGAAAATTATTTGCCCATTGATGTGGCTATTATACATGTATCTCCTCCTGATACACATGGATATTGTTCAATGGGTACCTCGGTTGATATAGCAAAAGCTGCCGTGGCGAGTGCTAAAAAAATTATAGCACAAGTAAATCCTAATATGCCCAGAGTACATGGAAATGGGTTTATTCATATAACCCAAATTGATAAAATGGTTTGGAATGATGAGCCTTTATATGAGGTTGATTATACAAAAGATATAACACCGGTGGTTGAACAAATTGGGAGAAATGTGGCAGCATTGGTTGAAGATGGGGCAACATTGCAACTAGGTATTGGAGCTATTCCTGATTTGGTATTGCGTAATTTAACAAATCATAAAAACTTGGGTATTCATACTGAAATGTTTTCGGATGGAGTATTGCCTTTAATTGAGAGTGGTGTTATAAACAATAGTATGAAGACTGTTAAAAAAGGTAAAGTGGTTACCTCATTTATGGCAGGAACTAAAAAACTATATGATTTTGTTAATGACAATCCATTGATTAATGGTTTAGAAATAGATTATGTAAATGATACAGATATTATCAGAAAAAATGATAAAGCAACTTGTATAAACAGTGCTATCGAAATTGATATTACTGGGCAGGTATGCGCGGATTCTATTGGGACCTATCAATATTCTGGTATAGGTGGTCAAATGGATTTTATAAGGGGGGCATCTCTATCAAAAGGCGGAAAACCTATTATAGCATTACCTTCTACAACCAGTAAAGGTATTTCCAGAATTGTTTCTACTTTGAAAAATGGTGCAGGTGTGGTAACAACCAGAGGGCACATTCATTGGGTGGTAACCGAGTATGGGGCTGTTAATTTGTTTGGGAAAAATTTAGAACAACGGGCGTTGGCTTTAATTAATTTAGCACATCCTGATCATAAGGAGGATTTGGAACGCGAATTTCATCATCGTTTCAAAGTATAG